In the Marinomonas algicola genome, one interval contains:
- a CDS encoding HAD-IIB family hydrolase, with translation MNSLAVFTDLDGTLLDHDTYSAAAAMPMLQQLKLRRIPVIPNTSKTFDELLPIRRSLQLDTPFIVENGAAVYIPESFLYELCDTKEDLIDSYTSDNQLIKVILGSSYKGCYYRKSFIEPREYWLSLLAKNTFAFSHLYTGFSSMSISDIQQVTGLSLEQAQAASKREYGEPLQWHGSDEELMQFKHLMQKAGATVVKGGRFVHVGGNSDKGRAMLWLAAFLQSSSSVALGDGENDNAMLEVADIAVQIRSNFHAFPCLKRSAGVIKTSEVGPKGWSEAIGKILFSELK, from the coding sequence ATGAACTCTTTAGCTGTTTTCACCGATTTAGATGGCACCCTCCTGGATCATGATACGTACAGTGCCGCGGCGGCTATGCCTATGTTGCAACAACTGAAGCTTAGACGAATCCCTGTTATTCCAAACACCAGTAAAACATTCGATGAGCTGTTACCTATTCGCAGGAGTTTGCAATTAGACACGCCTTTTATCGTAGAGAATGGCGCGGCCGTTTATATCCCGGAGTCTTTTTTATACGAATTATGCGACACAAAAGAGGACCTAATTGACTCTTATACCTCTGACAATCAACTTATAAAAGTGATTTTAGGATCGAGCTATAAAGGTTGTTATTACCGAAAGTCTTTTATTGAACCTCGTGAATACTGGTTGTCACTTTTAGCAAAGAATACGTTTGCATTCTCGCATTTGTATACGGGGTTTTCCAGTATGTCGATTTCTGACATTCAGCAGGTTACAGGTTTAAGCCTTGAACAGGCTCAGGCCGCTTCAAAGCGAGAGTACGGCGAGCCACTACAATGGCACGGATCAGATGAAGAGTTGATGCAGTTTAAGCATCTAATGCAGAAAGCCGGGGCAACGGTGGTTAAAGGAGGGCGTTTTGTCCATGTTGGCGGCAATTCAGACAAAGGAAGAGCCATGCTTTGGTTAGCGGCTTTTCTTCAGTCGAGCTCGTCAGTGGCTTTGGGTGATGGGGAAAATGACAATGCTATGTTGGAGGTTGCGGATATCGCGGTTCAAATTCGTTCTAATTTTCATGCTTTCCCCTGTTTAAAGCGTTCTGCTGGCGTCATTAAAACGTCAGAGGTGGGCCCAAAAGGTTGGAGCGAGGCCATAGGTAAAATTTTGTTTAGCGAGCTTAAGTAG
- a CDS encoding sugar phosphorylase produces the protein MNVLTQLAEKLQQQLTVIYDGVDIEPSYQELSLDLIDMMGLNSHCEDPVPYANHWSQKDMILITYGDSLLEDGIKPLKTLDRFLDAHIKESINGVHILPFFPYSSDDGFSVIDYSSVNESLGDWEDITEIATKRKLMSDLVINHCSSRGIWFENFIKGEGKGRDYFFTANPDDDLSQVVRPRTSPLLRPTETEQGLQHVWCTFSHDQVDLDFRNPEVLLTFVSIIRQYLDAGVRIFRLDAVAFLWKKLSSSSINLPQTHEVVRLLRSLIEHAEPSAIIITETNIPNTQNLTYFGNANEAHCIYNFSLPPLLVNTLITGDCLYLKRWLMSMPPAQNGTCYFNFIASHDGIGLRPAEGLLNDIELNTLVNTMQRFGGRISWRTSETGEQKAYEMNISLFDALQGTVEGEDKWGLERFICAHAIMFALEGIPGIYIHSMLGTRNDYEKLKNTHHNRSINRHRWDYEQLESQLGNPASSHHKVLGRMLALIDIRKRQLAFHPNAIQFVLHLGLNLFGFWRQSSDRKQSIFCVSNITKEPAELRLNELNLISNNSWFDLISGDSIENLNEVVTLAPYQTVWLTNIRLD, from the coding sequence ATGAATGTGTTGACACAGCTTGCAGAGAAGTTACAACAGCAACTTACCGTGATCTATGATGGGGTTGACATTGAACCAAGCTATCAAGAATTAAGTTTGGATTTAATTGATATGATGGGACTGAATTCACATTGTGAAGACCCTGTTCCTTATGCAAATCATTGGTCCCAGAAGGATATGATTCTGATCACCTATGGAGATAGCTTATTAGAAGACGGTATAAAGCCTTTGAAAACGTTAGACCGTTTTCTAGATGCTCATATAAAGGAAAGTATTAATGGCGTACACATACTTCCTTTTTTCCCCTATAGTTCGGATGATGGTTTTTCTGTAATTGATTATTCCAGCGTCAATGAGTCACTAGGTGACTGGGAGGATATTACAGAGATCGCTACCAAGCGTAAGTTAATGTCTGATTTGGTGATCAACCACTGCTCAAGTCGAGGTATTTGGTTTGAAAATTTCATTAAAGGAGAAGGTAAAGGCCGTGATTATTTCTTTACGGCGAACCCTGATGACGACTTATCTCAAGTGGTGCGTCCAAGAACCAGCCCGCTACTGAGACCAACAGAAACGGAGCAAGGCCTGCAGCATGTCTGGTGTACCTTTAGTCACGATCAAGTGGATTTAGACTTTAGAAATCCTGAGGTTTTACTGACATTCGTTTCTATTATCCGTCAATATCTGGATGCCGGAGTACGAATTTTTAGATTGGATGCGGTGGCTTTTTTATGGAAAAAATTGAGTAGCTCGTCTATTAATTTGCCGCAAACTCATGAAGTGGTAAGATTGTTAAGGTCACTTATTGAGCATGCCGAGCCCAGCGCGATCATAATAACCGAAACTAATATCCCAAATACGCAAAATTTAACCTATTTTGGTAATGCAAATGAAGCGCACTGTATTTATAACTTTTCATTACCTCCGTTGTTAGTCAACACACTTATTACCGGCGATTGCTTGTATCTTAAGCGTTGGTTAATGAGTATGCCCCCTGCGCAAAATGGGACTTGTTATTTCAACTTTATCGCTTCTCATGATGGTATTGGATTAAGGCCAGCTGAAGGTTTATTAAATGATATTGAGCTAAATACTCTGGTTAACACCATGCAACGCTTTGGTGGTCGGATTTCATGGCGAACGTCAGAAACAGGCGAACAGAAAGCGTATGAAATGAACATATCTTTATTTGATGCTTTGCAAGGGACTGTGGAGGGTGAAGATAAATGGGGGTTAGAACGATTTATTTGCGCACATGCAATCATGTTTGCCTTGGAAGGGATCCCGGGTATCTATATCCATAGTATGTTGGGGACACGCAATGATTATGAAAAATTGAAGAATACCCATCATAATCGTTCTATTAATCGTCATCGGTGGGACTACGAGCAGTTAGAGTCTCAGTTAGGCAATCCCGCCAGTTCGCACCATAAAGTCCTTGGAAGGATGCTTGCGCTAATCGATATCAGAAAACGGCAATTGGCTTTTCATCCAAATGCCATCCAGTTTGTGCTCCATTTAGGGCTCAATTTATTTGGTTTTTGGCGTCAAAGTTCCGACCGTAAGCAAAGTATTTTTTGTGTCAGTAACATCACTAAAGAGCCCGCTGAATTGCGTCTGAATGAATTGAACTTGATTTCTAATAATTCATGGTTTGATTTGATTTCTGGTGATTCGATTGAAAATCTGAATGAAGTGGTCACGCTTGCTCCATATCAAACCGTCTGGCTGACTAATATCAGGTTAGATTAA
- a CDS encoding glycosyl transferase has product MADFYQNGIVTTLHNLTKRSTSELEDELIQFSEKRPLGLILPSLFSELEGNALPDIISKIAQVPYLSEIVIGLDRASLAQYKHAIAFFDELPQHHRILWNDGPRLQALDAKLQAMGLAPTELGKGRNVWYCMGYMLASARSESIALHDCDILTYDRDLLARLIYPVANPQFNYEFSKGFYSRFANGKLNGRVARLLVTPLIKSLKRVLGHNEYLDFMDSFRYSLSGEFSFRRDVLTDLRIPSDWGLEIGVLSEMHRNYASNRICQVDIADSYDHKHQDLSLEDENAGLSKMSIDITKAFFRKLATQGYTINPETMRTIKATYYRIALDYIETYKNDAIINGLTLDIHTEEKSVEMFAKNIMQAGTQFLDNPMETPFIPAWNRVISAMPNVLDELKSAVEEDYQEFKVTASEI; this is encoded by the coding sequence ATGGCGGATTTTTATCAAAATGGAATCGTAACAACGCTACATAATCTTACTAAACGCAGCACCAGTGAATTAGAGGATGAGCTCATTCAGTTTTCTGAAAAGCGTCCTTTAGGTTTGATATTACCATCCCTGTTTTCAGAATTAGAAGGCAACGCATTGCCCGATATAATCAGTAAAATTGCACAAGTACCTTATTTGTCTGAAATTGTTATCGGCCTGGACAGAGCGTCTTTAGCGCAGTACAAACATGCCATTGCATTTTTTGACGAACTACCACAGCACCATCGAATTTTGTGGAATGACGGACCTAGGTTACAAGCATTGGACGCAAAGCTTCAAGCTATGGGGTTAGCACCAACAGAGCTAGGCAAGGGGAGAAATGTTTGGTATTGCATGGGGTATATGCTGGCTTCAGCTAGATCTGAATCCATAGCATTACACGATTGTGATATATTGACTTACGATAGAGACTTATTGGCTAGGTTAATTTATCCCGTTGCCAACCCTCAATTTAATTATGAGTTTAGTAAGGGTTTTTACTCTCGTTTTGCGAATGGGAAGCTCAATGGTCGGGTGGCGCGATTGCTAGTGACACCTTTGATTAAGTCTTTGAAACGCGTACTGGGCCACAATGAATATTTAGACTTTATGGACAGTTTCCGCTATTCGCTATCGGGTGAGTTCTCCTTTAGACGTGATGTGCTAACAGATTTACGTATTCCAAGTGACTGGGGACTAGAGATTGGAGTATTGTCTGAAATGCACCGTAATTATGCGTCTAACCGTATTTGCCAAGTAGATATTGCGGATTCTTACGATCACAAGCACCAAGATTTATCTTTAGAAGATGAGAACGCCGGTTTATCAAAAATGTCGATTGATATTACTAAGGCATTTTTTAGAAAGTTGGCGACCCAAGGCTATACCATCAATCCTGAAACCATGCGCACAATTAAGGCAACTTACTATCGAATCGCTTTGGATTATATTGAGACATATAAGAACGATGCCATTATTAATGGTCTGACCTTGGATATTCATACAGAAGAAAAATCTGTGGAAATGTTTGCCAAGAATATTATGCAGGCAGGGACTCAATTTTTAGACAATCCAATGGAAACACCTTTTATCCCAGCATGGAACCGAGTCATCAGTGCTATGCCAAATGTACTGGATGAATTAAAAAGTGCAGTAGAGGAAGACTATCAAGAATTTAAAGTAACCGCATCAGAGATATAA